From one Marinobacter sp. LV10MA510-1 genomic stretch:
- a CDS encoding 5-(carboxyamino)imidazole ribonucleotide synthase, with protein MRIGVLGAGQLGRMLALAGYPLAKNFVFYDMSGSPSAGIGETISDPEGQRLDEFLSKVDRVTYEFEHLPVEVAEKIAAKTTVHPCPRALQICQNREAEKTLFGQLGIPTPQWKIADSAETLKAAAKELGCPVVAKSNTEGYDGKGQAVLKSPEDAAAAWQSIGHSRLMVEKFVNFNRELSIIAVRAECGDVAFYPMADNDHHQGILRYSVAPAPKLQPHLQSEAEDYIRGLLTELDYVGVLTLELFETSNGLVANEMAPRVHNSGHWTIEGAMTSQFENHVRAVSGHALGNVEPRGVSCMINIIGEHGEIERILQLPYAHVHLYNKQERPGRKLGHVNILADSYQELVWRVRNCAQFLPGCPEFNSSLILKG; from the coding sequence ATGAGAATTGGCGTACTAGGCGCCGGCCAACTGGGAAGAATGCTCGCCCTGGCAGGTTACCCACTGGCCAAGAACTTTGTATTCTACGACATGTCAGGCAGCCCCAGTGCCGGCATAGGCGAAACCATCAGCGACCCTGAAGGCCAAAGGCTGGACGAGTTCCTGAGCAAGGTTGACCGCGTAACTTACGAATTTGAACACCTACCGGTAGAAGTCGCCGAAAAGATTGCAGCGAAAACCACCGTGCACCCCTGCCCCCGCGCATTGCAGATATGCCAGAACCGCGAAGCCGAAAAAACACTGTTTGGCCAGCTGGGCATTCCTACACCGCAATGGAAAATCGCAGACAGCGCCGAAACCCTAAAAGCCGCCGCTAAAGAACTGGGCTGCCCGGTGGTCGCCAAGTCCAACACCGAAGGCTACGACGGCAAAGGCCAGGCCGTATTGAAAAGCCCGGAAGACGCCGCCGCTGCCTGGCAGAGCATTGGCCACTCACGCCTGATGGTCGAAAAATTTGTCAACTTCAATCGCGAACTGTCGATTATTGCCGTACGCGCCGAATGCGGCGATGTGGCGTTTTATCCCATGGCGGATAACGACCACCACCAGGGCATTCTGCGCTACTCCGTTGCCCCGGCACCAAAACTACAACCCCACCTGCAAAGCGAAGCTGAAGACTATATTCGCGGCTTACTGACCGAATTGGACTACGTGGGCGTATTGACACTTGAGCTGTTTGAAACATCAAACGGCCTTGTGGCGAACGAAATGGCTCCGCGAGTGCACAATTCCGGGCATTGGACCATAGAAGGCGCCATGACCAGCCAGTTCGAAAATCATGTACGTGCCGTCAGCGGACACGCTCTGGGTAACGTAGAACCGCGGGGCGTTAGCTGCATGATTAACATTATTGGCGAGCACGGCGAGATCGAGCGGATTTTACAACTGCCCTACGCCCATGTTCACCTGTACAACAAGCAAGAACGACCTGGCCGCAAACTGGGCCACGTGAATATTCTTGCCGACAGTTACCAAGAGCTGGTTTGGCGAGTGCGTAATTGCGCTCAATTTTTGCCCGGTTGCCCGGAATTTAACAGTTCCTTAATCTTAAAGGGTTGA
- the purE gene encoding 5-(carboxyamino)imidazole ribonucleotide mutase: protein MQPLVGLIMGSKSDWPTMENAANMLDKLGVAYETKVVSAHRTPDLLFEYAKTAADRGLKVIIAGAGGAAHLPGMVASQTSLPVLGVPVQSKALNGLDSLLSIVQMPGGIAVGTLAIGNAGATNAGLLAAQIIGTFDHTVRQAVDEFRSTQTQSILDNPDPSDS from the coding sequence ATGCAACCGCTGGTAGGACTCATTATGGGTTCCAAATCCGACTGGCCCACCATGGAAAACGCCGCCAACATGCTCGACAAGCTTGGCGTGGCCTATGAAACCAAAGTCGTCTCTGCCCACCGCACCCCAGACCTGCTGTTCGAATACGCCAAAACAGCAGCCGACCGCGGCCTGAAAGTTATCATAGCCGGCGCCGGCGGTGCAGCCCACCTACCGGGTATGGTAGCCTCGCAGACCTCCTTACCGGTGCTTGGAGTGCCCGTACAGTCCAAAGCCCTGAACGGACTAGACTCGTTACTGTCTATCGTACAAATGCCCGGCGGCATCGCCGTAGGCACCCTGGCCATCGGCAACGCCGGCGCCACCAACGCAGGTTTGCTGGCAGCCCAGATAATCGGCACCTTTGACCACACCGTGCGCCAAGCTGTTGACGAATTCCGCAGCACTCAAACCCAATCGATTCTGGACAACCCGGATCCGTCGGATTCATAA
- a CDS encoding tyrosine-type recombinase/integrase translates to MSKATNKLTAAAVKNATTEGQAQRKLADGGGLTLVVRPDSKVWWMRYRYNGKERTYTLGKYPAVSLKDARAGREEARRLIDEGQDPVTQRATGKTDRQDASANTFQAIALEWLEDVHKKTVGPNTYPKNKRRFEMHAFPKLGRRPITEIKPMEVLDVLRIVENKGQADNANRLKTLIGQVFRYAVSLGRTPNDITADLRGLLAPPDVKHYPAIVTPDEIAKLLKELHAYWGHPTVCAALRVAPYVFLRPGNLRQMRWSEIDWDAATWTAETTKNGEPLVVPLASQVVGILREMHTLNGHELWVFPSGHGRGRPMSENTVSAALNRMGFKGLMTGHGFRAMATTVLTERLGFRAEIIEMQMAHRVRDVHGRAYNRTTWLPERKEMMQQWADYLDNLRTGDNVVAIGQTASK, encoded by the coding sequence ATGAGCAAAGCCACCAACAAGCTAACAGCCGCCGCAGTAAAGAACGCCACCACCGAAGGCCAAGCGCAACGCAAGTTGGCGGACGGGGGAGGGCTAACCCTGGTCGTCCGGCCTGATTCTAAAGTCTGGTGGATGCGCTACCGCTACAACGGCAAAGAACGCACCTACACGTTGGGCAAGTATCCTGCTGTATCGTTGAAAGATGCCCGCGCCGGACGTGAGGAAGCCAGGCGCCTGATTGATGAAGGGCAAGACCCCGTAACCCAGCGCGCCACCGGCAAGACCGACCGCCAGGACGCCAGCGCCAATACGTTTCAGGCCATAGCCCTGGAATGGCTGGAAGACGTTCACAAAAAGACCGTTGGCCCCAATACCTACCCAAAGAACAAACGCCGCTTTGAAATGCACGCTTTCCCGAAGTTGGGCCGCCGCCCGATTACGGAGATTAAGCCCATGGAAGTGCTGGACGTTCTTCGCATTGTTGAAAACAAAGGGCAGGCCGACAACGCCAACCGGCTGAAAACCCTGATTGGCCAGGTGTTCCGCTACGCCGTGAGCCTGGGCCGCACCCCGAACGACATCACTGCCGACTTACGCGGGCTACTCGCACCACCGGACGTTAAACATTACCCGGCCATAGTGACCCCTGACGAAATCGCCAAGCTGCTGAAAGAGCTTCACGCCTATTGGGGCCACCCCACCGTTTGCGCCGCCCTGAGAGTCGCGCCATACGTGTTCCTGCGCCCCGGCAACCTGCGGCAAATGCGCTGGAGTGAGATTGATTGGGACGCCGCCACCTGGACAGCCGAAACCACAAAGAACGGGGAGCCGCTGGTGGTTCCGCTGGCCAGCCAAGTTGTGGGTATCTTGCGCGAGATGCATACCCTCAACGGCCATGAGTTGTGGGTATTCCCAAGCGGACACGGCAGGGGCCGACCGATGAGCGAGAACACTGTTTCAGCCGCGCTCAACCGGATGGGCTTCAAAGGGCTGATGACGGGCCACGGCTTTCGGGCAATGGCCACCACCGTGCTGACAGAGCGCCTGGGCTTTCGCGCCGAAATCATAGAAATGCAGATGGCCCACCGTGTCCGTGACGTTCACGGCAGAGCCTACAACCGCACCACCTGGCTACCAGAGCGCAAAGAGATGATGCAGCAATGGGCCGACTATCTGGACAACCTTAGAACCGGCGACAACGTGGTGGCCATAGGTCAGACCGCCAGCAAATAA